The region AAGCTGCTTGGCTTAAAAGATATTGTAGCCGAATACGGCAGTACAGAAAATGGTGAAACAGCCAAGATTTATCTTGCAAACTGTTATTCTAATCTTGGTAAAACAGATGATGCATTTAAGTACTATGATGATTATAGTGGTGATATTGATATCTTTATTTCAGCTTCTCTTGCTGGGCAAGCTTCTTATTACGCTTTGAAAGATGAGTATAAAAAAGCTGCTGATTTATATCTGAATGCATCAAGAGTAATTAAAAAAGATGTACGTAATGCAGATTATATTTATCAGGCAGCAGTTAATTATTTTGAAGCCGGAGATCAAGAGCAGGCAAAAACATTGTTTGAGACGATAAAAGATGAATACAAAACCTCAATGGTTGCCTCACAGGTGGATAGATACCTCTCTCAGCTAAATTAGCTTGTTTTTACATATTTATTATTAAAACCGTGGATTTTTTCACGGTTTTTTATTAAAAATCAACAAAAAGTAATTCTTGACATTAGAAACATCTATCTCTATTTTTTCAATCAATTTTCACAAATTATTAAAGGCTTATGGCTGATACTTCTGATTTCAGGAATGGACTAATTATTCGCTTTAAAAATGATCCATTTTTAATAGTTGAGTTTCAACATGTTAAACCAGGTAAAGGGGGTGCTTTTGTAAGAAGTACATTAAAAAATCTTAAATCTGGTAAAGTTTTGGATAATACATTTAGAAGCGGCGAATCTATAGAAATTATTAGAGTCGAAAGGAAAAAATTCCAATATCTTTACAGCGAAGTTGATTTTCTTGTACTAATGGACAATGAAACTTACGAACAGATTAATGTTCCTGTCGCTTTATTTGGAGATTCTGTTGATTACTTAAAAGGCAGTGAAGAAATTGAAATCCTTTTTGATGGTGATGAAATAATAACTGTTGAACCTCCGATATTTGCTTATCTCAAAGTTGTTGAAACTGAACCGGGGTTCCGTGGTAATACTGCAACTAATACTTTTAAACCTGCAAAGATGGAAACAGGAGCAACTGTTAGTGTTCCGTTATTTATTGATACTGATGATGTAATTAAAATAGATATACGTACCGGCGAGTATGTTGAAAGAGTTAAATCCTAAATAAAGGAAACAAAATGGATCTAAATCTTATAAAAAAACTAATCAAGATTCTGGAAGCAAGTCAGGTTACAGACCTTGAAGTAGAAGAAAACGGTATTCGAGTTAAACTTGCTAAAAAGGTGCGTGTAACACAAGCCGTTGCAATACCTGCGGCTTCTTCTACATCTCAGGTTAGTCAGCAGAATATTACACCGGTAGTAAAATCCGAAGAGAAAAAATCTGCTGAAGTAACATCAAACCTTCATGAAATTAAGTCTCCTATTGTAGGAACATTTTATAGAGCGCCTGCTCCAGATGCAGATGCTTATGTTCAGGTTGGTGATGTTGTATCATCAGGCACAGTTCTATGTATCGTTGAAGCTATGAAACTGATGAATGAGATTGAAAGTGATGTTAGCGGTAAGATAGTTAAAATCCTTGTTGATAACGGAAAACCGGTTGAATATAATCAACCATTATTCTTAATTGAGAAAAGCTAATCATTAAATACGAGAAGCTGTGTTTAATAAAATCCTAATTGCCAATCGTGGTGAAATTGCTTTACGAATTATCCGTACTTGTAAGGAACTTGGGATAAAAACCGTTGCAGTTTATTCAGAAGCAGATCGTGATTCATTACATGTTACTTTTGCTGATGAGGCTGTTTGTATAGGACCAGCACTTGGTAGGGACAGTTACCTTAAAATCCCTTCTGTAATTTCTGCTGCACAAATTACTGGTGCTGATGCAATTCATCCCGGTTACGGATTTCTTGCAGAGAATGCAGACTTTTCCGAAATATGCGCAGAATCAAAAATTACTTTTATTGGACCAACTCCAGAAATGATCAGGGCAATGGGTGACAAATCTTTTGCTAAAGATACTATGAAAAAAAATGATGTTCCGGTTGTTCCTGGAAGTGATGGAGTTGTTGGTGAGCTTGATGAGGCGATTAAGATTGCCCGTGAAATTGGTTTCCCGGTAATCATTAAAGCTTCTGCAGGTGGCGGCGGAAAGGGTATGAGAATCGTTTGGGAAGAGAAAGAATTTGAAAAGGCTTTTCAAACTGCCAGAACCGAAGCCGAAGCTGCTTTCAGTAATCCGGATGTATATATTGAAAAGTATATTGAAAATCCCAGACATGTGGAAATTCAGATATTGGGCGATAGATATGGTAACGTTTATCATTACGGCGAAAGAGATTGTTCTATACAAAGAAGACATCAAAAACTGATTGAAGAATCTCCATCACCCGCACTTGAAGAACAGCTTAGACAAAAAATGGGTGAAGCAGCTATCAGAGGAGCAAAAACTGTTAATTATCTTGGCGCAGGTACAATTGAGTTTCTACTTGATAAACATAAGAATTTCTATTTTATGGAAATGAATACTAGGATTCAGGTTGAGCATCCTGTTACTGAATCTGTTTGTAATGTTGATCTGATTAGACAGCAGATACTTGTTGCAGCAGGCAATAAGATTGATACTGCTCCGATACCGCCGTATGGTCACAGTATAGAGTTCAGAATAAATGCTGAAGATCCTGAAAATAATTTCAGACCTTCTCCCGGCAAGATAACATCGCTTAATTTACCGGGCGGATTCGGCGTTAGAGTTGATTCTCATATTTATCAATCCTATACTATACCGCCATATTATGATTCCTTAGTAGCAAAATTAATTGTTTGGGGAAAAAACAGAGAAAGAGCACTTGCAAGAGGGAAAAGAGCTTTGGAAGAATTTGTGATCGAAGGTATTAAAACTACTATACCTTTCCATCTTAAAGTTCTTGATGATCCAAGATTTATCAATGGAAATTTTGATACCGGATTTTTAGATAAATTTAATACAGATAAATAACATATTACTCAGAAAAATTTAAAGGCTATAAAATGAATATTCCAAATAATCTTAAATACACAAAAGAACATGAATGGATCCTTATTGAAGGAAAAACAGGAACAATTGGTGTTACCGATTTTGCACAGGGCGAATTAGGTGACGTGGTTTTTGTTGATATTGATCCAGCACTTGCTGAAGTAAAGAAAGGGGATTCAATCGGAACGATAGAAGCGGTTAAAACTGTCAGCGATATCTACGCTCCATATTCAGGTAAAGTTATTCAGATTAATGAAGCTCTTAAAGATTCACCTGAAGATGTTAATTCTGATCCTTATGGAAAAGGCTGGATGATCAAGGTTGAGATAAGCGATTCTTCTGAATTAAATGAATTGTTGGATGCAGCAGCCTATCAAGCTTTAATTGGTCAATAATCTCAATCGTTAAAAAATTTAGAAACAAAATTCGGGCAACCGGATTTTGTTTTATTTTTAAATAAGCCTATGCAGTTAAAAGAAAAAATTCTGATAATAGATTTTGGTTCACAATTTACCCAACTGATTACCAGACGTGTCAGAGAAGCTAACGTATACTCTGAGATCCACTCACACAAAATTTCTTTTAAGGAAGTATTAGAATTCAATCCATCAGGAATCATTCTTTCTGGCGGTCCAATGAGCGTTTATGATCAGGATGCGCCGGATATTGATGCTGAAATTCTTAAAATTAAAATTCCAATTCTTGGAATATGCTACGGGCTTCAGATAATAACCAAAGAGTTTGGGGGTAAAGTTGAACCAGCCAAAGATAGAGAATACGGACGGGCACAATTAAATATCATTAAAACCTCTCCATTGTTTAACGGCATTAGTCAATCTACACAAGTTTGGATGAGCCATGGCGATTATATATCAGAATTGCCAGATGGATTTAATACTATTGCAAAATCTGATCACGCTCCGATTGCTGCAATATCAAATGAAGATAACAGAATATACGGAGTTCAGTTTCACCCGGAGGTTGTCCATACAATCGAAGGTAAAAAAATTATTAATAATTTTCTATACAATATTTGCAATTGTAAAGGTGAATGGAATCCTCACAATTTTATTGATAGTACTATTCAGGAAATAAATACGCAGGTAAATAAATCTAAAGCAATCTGTGCTTTAAGCGGTGGTGTTGATTCTACTGTTGCTGCTGTTTTAGTTAAAAAAGCAATCGGTGAAAATCTTATCTGCCTTCATATT is a window of Ignavibacterium sp. DNA encoding:
- a CDS encoding tetratricopeptide repeat protein; this translates as MLTKQKKLSRKQIKEDKLVEYYYKSIAFFEENKNRIMMYVGAVAVVIIAVILFLNYRSDQNEEAGYHLSKVMDMYDSGDYLGAIEGRKDTKLLGLKDIVAEYGSTENGETAKIYLANCYSNLGKTDDAFKYYDDYSGDIDIFISASLAGQASYYALKDEYKKAADLYLNASRVIKKDVRNADYIYQAAVNYFEAGDQEQAKTLFETIKDEYKTSMVASQVDRYLSQLN
- the efp gene encoding elongation factor P, translated to MADTSDFRNGLIIRFKNDPFLIVEFQHVKPGKGGAFVRSTLKNLKSGKVLDNTFRSGESIEIIRVERKKFQYLYSEVDFLVLMDNETYEQINVPVALFGDSVDYLKGSEEIEILFDGDEIITVEPPIFAYLKVVETEPGFRGNTATNTFKPAKMETGATVSVPLFIDTDDVIKIDIRTGEYVERVKS
- the accB gene encoding acetyl-CoA carboxylase biotin carboxyl carrier protein — encoded protein: MDLNLIKKLIKILEASQVTDLEVEENGIRVKLAKKVRVTQAVAIPAASSTSQVSQQNITPVVKSEEKKSAEVTSNLHEIKSPIVGTFYRAPAPDADAYVQVGDVVSSGTVLCIVEAMKLMNEIESDVSGKIVKILVDNGKPVEYNQPLFLIEKS
- the accC gene encoding acetyl-CoA carboxylase biotin carboxylase subunit, whose translation is MFNKILIANRGEIALRIIRTCKELGIKTVAVYSEADRDSLHVTFADEAVCIGPALGRDSYLKIPSVISAAQITGADAIHPGYGFLAENADFSEICAESKITFIGPTPEMIRAMGDKSFAKDTMKKNDVPVVPGSDGVVGELDEAIKIAREIGFPVIIKASAGGGGKGMRIVWEEKEFEKAFQTARTEAEAAFSNPDVYIEKYIENPRHVEIQILGDRYGNVYHYGERDCSIQRRHQKLIEESPSPALEEQLRQKMGEAAIRGAKTVNYLGAGTIEFLLDKHKNFYFMEMNTRIQVEHPVTESVCNVDLIRQQILVAAGNKIDTAPIPPYGHSIEFRINAEDPENNFRPSPGKITSLNLPGGFGVRVDSHIYQSYTIPPYYDSLVAKLIVWGKNRERALARGKRALEEFVIEGIKTTIPFHLKVLDDPRFINGNFDTGFLDKFNTDK
- the gcvH gene encoding glycine cleavage system protein GcvH, which codes for MNIPNNLKYTKEHEWILIEGKTGTIGVTDFAQGELGDVVFVDIDPALAEVKKGDSIGTIEAVKTVSDIYAPYSGKVIQINEALKDSPEDVNSDPYGKGWMIKVEISDSSELNELLDAAAYQALIGQ